The DNA sequence TCCCACAGCAGGCCGGCGGTCCGGAAGTCGCAGGCCTTCGGGGTGCGCCCGACCAGAACCGGATCGCCGCGCAGGCCGAATCGACCGTCGGGTCCGACATACGCTCCCGACGGCACATCGGGATTCATCGCGTACAGCGTGACCGCCGCGCCTTGTTCCGGCGTGTTGGCGAGCACCGCGCCGGCGGCCTCGATCACCTTGTCCAGAGGTGCGATCCCGGTGACCCCGAGGATGCCGGTGGTGGCCCATCCGGGGTGGGTGATGGCAGTGGTGATCGTCGAACCAGCCTTGCGCAATCGACGATCAAGTTCGAGCGCCCACAGCATGTCGGCCAACTTGGATTGGGAGTACGACGTGGGACGTGTCCACGTGCGGTGCTCGAAATGTGGATCGTCCAGGTTGATCTCACCGGTCTTGTGCGACGTGGATCCGACGATCACGACGCGCTCGGCGATCTGGGGCAGCAAGAGGTTGGTGAGCGCGAACGGTCCGAGGAAGTTGGTTCCGAGTGCCATCTCGAACCCGTCGACGGTGGTACGCCGCTCGGACGCCATCACGCCCGCATTGTTGACGAGGATGTCGAGCGGTCCGAGACCGTCGGCGCATCGACGAACCGAGGACAGATCGGCGACATCGAGTTCGACGACCTCGGGGTGGGCGCCTCTGGTCTCGTCGGCGATCTGCTCGGCACGCTCCTTGCCGCGATCGAGGTCGCGTACCGCCAGCACCACCTGGGCCCCGACACGCGCCAGGCCACGCGCGGTTTCCCATCCGATGCCGTTCGTGGCACCGGTGACGACAACACGCTTGCCGTCCATACGTGGCAGGTTGGCCACCGACCAGCGGGTTTTCATGCGGCCTAGCGTAACTGCCCGGTCTCCGGCGACGAGGGTGTTGCCCGGGTTTCGTTCCGGTCCACGACGGTCCCGGCCCGGCGGCCCTTGTTCGCACCCGTAAACTGGTCGTGTGACTGGGCCCTCTGCTGCATTTTTCACGGGACAGCTGTCGGGTTTGGCGCAGATCGCGGCGTCGGACGTGGCCCTGACCGGGGTGGTGGCCCAGCTGGGAGCCCCGGAATTGGAGCTGGTGGGCCCACCCGCCGCCCGGCCGTTCCTGATCTCGGCAATGGCGGCGGCCTCCCCGGATCCCGTGCTCGTCGTCGCGGCGACCGGGCGCGAAGCCGATGAGCTCACGGCCCAACTCCGGGACATGATCGGCAAGAGGGTCAGCAACTTCCCGTCGTGGGAGACGCTGCCGCACGAGCGGTTGTCGCCGTCGGCGGACACGGTCGGCCAGCGGCTGCGAGTGCTGCATCGCCTCCGGCATCCCGACGACAGCAGCTACGGCCCACCGCTGAGCGTGGTGGTCACCACCGTGCGTTCGCTGGTGCAACCGATGGCCCCGGGACTCGGCGACCTCGACGTGATCACCCTGCGTGAGGGAGCGGAGGTCGACTTCGATGCATTGATCGAGAAACTGGTCGAACTCGCCTACGCCCGCGTCGACATGGTCGGCAAACGAGGCGAGTTCGCGGTGCGCGGCGGCATCCTGGACGTGTTCCCGACCACCACCGATTACCCGGTGCGCGTGGAGTTCTGGGGCGACGAGATCACCGAGCAGCGTGCCTTCTCGGTTGCCGACCAGCGCAGTCAGCCCGAGGTGGACATGAAGCTCGTCCACATCCATCCGTGCCGGGAACTGCTGCTGACCACCGGGGTCCGGAATCGTGCGGCAGAGCTCGCAGGCGAGATCGCCGGGACCGGCAACGATGTCGAGCGTAGTTCGACCGGTCCGCTGGTGGAGATGCTCACCAAGCTCTCCGACGGGATCGCGACCGAGGGCATGGAAGCGCTGATCCCCGCACTTGTCCCAGGGCAGATGCAACTGCTCACCGAGGTGATGCCGGCGGGCACGCACGTGCTGGTCCTGGATCCCGAGAAGGTTCGTACCCGCGCCTCGGATCTCGCCCGCACCGGCGCCGAGTTCCTCGAGGCGTCGTGGACTGCTGCCGGTGGCGGGGCCGACGCCCCGATCGACCTGGGAGGCATCCTGCACCTGGAGGCCAGCGCATACCGGTCACTCGGTGAGGTCCACACGCAGACCGTCGAGGCCGAACGGCCGTGGTGGACGTTGAGTCCGATGGGAATGGGCACCGAACTCGCGGTCACGCCCGGGCCCGCACCGCGCGGAGACCGCGACGAACTCACCAAAACCTTTGCCTCCCTGCGCCTTCACATCGGCGCAGGTAATCGCGCCGCTGTGGTCGCGGCCGGCGCCGGAACAGCCGAGCGCCTGGTGGAACGACTGGGCGAGGCCGAGGTGGCGGCGCGACTGGCCGAGCCGGGCTCCGTTCCCGAGCCCGGCGTGGTGTCGGTGCTGCGAGGCGCGCTGACCTCGGGACTGGTGCTGCCCGATGCGGGCCTGGTGGTCGCCACCGAAGCCGACCTCACCGGTGCGCGGGTGACCGGCGCCCAGGACGGGCGACGACTCCCGGCCAAGCGACGCAACCAGGTCGACCCACTGGCACTGAACGCCGGCGACATGGTGGTGCACGATCAGCACGGCATCGGCAAGTTCGTCGAGATGATCGAGCGGACGATCGGCGGCGCGCGCCGCGAATACCTGGTCATCGAATACGCACCGAGCAAGCGGGGTCATCCCGGCGACAGACTGTTCGTCCCGATGGACTCGCTCGATCAGCTGTCGCGGTACGTCGGCGGTGAGGCGCCCTCGCTCTCGAAGCTCGGCGGGTCGGACTGGCAGAACACCAAACGCAAGGCGCGCAAGGCTGTTCGCGAGATCGCCGGCGAACTGGTGCAGCTGTATGCGGCCCGGCACGCCGCGCCCGGATACGCGTTCGCGCCCGACACCCCGTGGCAGCGGGAGATGGAAGACGCCTTCGGGTTCACCGAGACCATCGATCAGCTCACCGTGATCGGCGAGGTCAAAGGCGACATGGAGCGGCCGGTCCCGATGGACCGTGTGGTGGTCGGTGACGTGGGCTACGGCAAGACCGAGATCGCCGTCCGCGCGGCGTTCAAGGCCGTGCAGAGTGGCAAGCAGGTTGCGGTGCTGGTGCCCACAACCATTCTCGCGCAACAACATCTGCAGACGTTCACCGAACGCATGTCCGGGTTCCCGGTCACCGTGGCCGGCTTGTCCCGTTTCACCGACACCCGCGAATCACGCAAGGTCACCGACGGTCTCGCCGACGGGAGCATCGACATCGTGGTCGGCACCCACCGACTGCTGGCCTCGGGTGTGCGGTGGAAGGACCTCGGCCTGGTCGTGGTCGACGAAGAACAGCGCTTCGGCGTCGAGCACAAGGAACACATCAAGGCGCTGCGTACCCACGTGGACGTGCTGACCATGTCGGCCACACCGATTCCGCGAACGCTGGAGATGTCGTTGGCCGGTATCCGCGAGATGTCGACCATCCTGACCCCGCCCGAGGAACGGCACCCGGTTCTCACGTATGTCGGTGCCTATCAGGCGAAGCAGGTCGCGGCCGCGATCCGGCGTGAGTTGCTGCGTGATGGTCAGGTGTTCTACGTGCACAACCGGGTGAGCACCATCGACAAGACCGCGGCGTCCATCAAGGAGATGGTGCCCGAGGCCAGGGTCGTGGTGGCACACGGCCAGATGGGCGAGGACCTTCTCGAGCGCACGGTCACGGGTTTCTGGGACCGCGAATACGACGTCCTGGTGTGCACCACGATCATCGAGACCGGCCTCGACATCTCGAACGCGAACACCCTCATCGTCGACCGCGCGGAAGTGCTCGGACTGTCGCAGCTGCACCAGTTGCGTGGCCGAGTCGGTCGCAGCCGCGAACGCGGTTACGCGTATTTCCTGTACAACGGCGACAAGCCGCTCACCGAGACTGCCTACGAGCGATTGTCGACCATCGCGCAGAACAACGAATTGGGCGCCGGTATGGCCGTCGCGCTCAAGGACCTCGAATTGCGTGGCGCCGGAAACGTTTTGGGCGCCGAACAGTCCGGCCACGTCGCGGGGGTCGGATTCGACCTCTACGTGCGACTCGTCGGCGAGGCGGTGGAGGCTTACCGGGCAGCCGCAGACGGACGGCCGATCGCGACCGAGGAAGACCGCGAGGTGCGGATCGATCTGCCGGTGGATGCGCACATCCCGGTCGATTATGTCGATTCGGACCGGTTGCGCCTGGAGGCGTACCGCAAGTTCGCCGCCGCGGACTCGGCCGAGGAGATCGGCGGGGTGGTGGACGAACTGGTCGACCGTTACGGTCCGCTGCCCGAAGAGGTCGCACGGCTGGTGTCGGTGGCCAAGTTGCGGATGCTGGCGCGCGAACTCGGGGTCAAAGAGGTGGGTGTGGCCGGCAGTCAGATCAAGATCTCGCCGCTCAAACTCATGGATTCCCAACAGGTCCGACTCAAGCGGATCTACCCGAGCGTGGTCTATCGTGCGACCACCGGCGTGGTCGGCCTACCCATCCCGCGTACCGGCGGCATCGGCAGCGACAGGGTCCGCGACGTCGAGTTGGTGCAGGTGGTCGCCGACCTCCTGCTGGTTGTCGACGGTCGCACGCCGGGCTCGGTCAACATGCGTGCGGCCGTTCCTGCGGCGGCCGGCACGGCAGGTGGCGCGTGACCGGACGGCCCAGCGGCTGGGAGCTTCTCGCGGCCGTCGAGCTGATGGACCGACTGCGCCGTGACGGACCGTGGGAGCGGGATCAGACGCACGAGTCGCTGCGCCGGTACCTCGTCGAAGAGACCTACGAACTGCTCGACGCCATCGACTCCGGCGACCGCGACCATCTGCTCGAGGAACTGGGCGACATCCTGTTGCAGGTGCTGTTCCACGCCCGGGTCGCGGCCGACCGGCCCGATGACCCCTTCGACATCGACGATGTGGCACGGGCTTTCACCACGAAGATCTCGGCTCGAACCCAGGGTGTGCTCAGCGGGAACGACATCGACCTGCAGACCCAACTCGAGGAATGGGAGACCCGAAAGGCGGCGGAGAAGGCCAGGGGATCGGTACTCGACGGCATCGCCACCGGTCAGCCGGCCCTGGCGCTGGCCCAGAAGGTACTCGAACGCCTTGCCGCTGCCGGTTTTCCGGACGACCTCGTTCCCGACGCCGTACGTTCTGTCCGGGTGGTTGCCGACGGGCCGAGTGTCGAGGACGCCCTGCGCGCCGCGGTTCTCCAGTTCATGGCCGACATCCGCGTTGCCGAGGCCGCAGGGCCCGGGCCGAGAACAGCCGAGTTCTGGCGCACCAACCTCCCCCGATAACCCGATATTGGTGGGTTAGGGTGAGCCCGACCTGCGGATTCACTCGCCCGAACCCACCATTTCCGGAGGGGCTGGACTATTCGAAGAGGTGTTGACCCCAGTATTCGCCCTCGTTGATCCCGGGTGGGCAGGCGAACAGTGCACTGCCGGTGTGCATCAGATACTCCATCATCGCGTCCTTGGTGGAGAGCGCACGCTGCATGGGGACGAATTGCTTGTGCGCGTCGCGGCAATAGGCGATGAAGAACAGACCGGCGTCGAGGTGTCCGAAGCCGTCTGAACCGTCGGTGAAGTTGTAGCCGCGGCGCAGGATCCGCACGCCGTCCAGGTTGTTCGGATGTGCCAGGCGCACATGGGCATTGCGGGCGATGAGCGGTCCGGTGCCGTCGCCGATCGCGAAGTCGGGTTCGTCGAATTCGTCTACTTTGCCCAGAGGGGCGCCGTTGCCTTTGAAGCGGCCGACGATCTGTTCCTGTTCCAGGAGCATCGCCCGGTCCCACGGTTCGATGTCCATCCGGATGCGCCGGGCCACCAGGTACGACCCGCCGGTCATCCACTGTGCGCCGGCGGGGTTGTCGCTCTCGGCCACCCAGACATGCTCGTCGAGCGCCTTGGTGTCGGTGGCCTTGATGTTGGCTGTTCCGTCCTTGAAGCCGAACATGTTCCGCGGTGTCGCCTGGGATGTGGTGGTCGACGACGTGCGACCGAAACCGAGCTGCGACCACCGCACACTCACCACGCCGAACCCCATCCTCGCCAGATTCCGGATTGCGTGTACCGCCACCTGTGGATCGTTCGAGCAGGCCTGCACGGCGATGTCGCCGAAGCTGCGGGTGCGCTCGATGGCATCGGCGACAAAGGGTGGGAGGTCAACCAGCGCAGCGGGTTTGCGGTCGGCGATGCCGAAGCGGTCCACCCCGGCGGGATTGGACGCGCTCGGCCCGAACAGTCCGGGCCCGAAGCCGATGGTGAGCGTCAACGATGCAGCGGACAGGCCGATGGCCTCGCCGGTGTCGGCCGGGGGCGTGTAGTCGCCCATGTCGAGAGCACCGCCTTCGACGGTGTCGAGACCGCGGGTCATCCGCTCGGCCGCGGCGGTCCAGCGTCGCAGCATGTCCACCAGCTCTTCTCGGGAGTCGGTGATCACGTCGAACGAGGCGAAGTGCAGGCGGTCCTGGGCCTCGGTGATGATGCCCGCCTGCCGTTCGCCGTAGAACGGGACGATGTGGGCGTTGGCGTCGGCCTGCGATTCGGCTGCGGTGGACCGTCCCACCGCAGCGCCGCCGACGGCCGCAGCTGCGACCGCACCCACGCCGGCGGCACCCAGCACCACCCGGCGGGTCACGCCGGCATGGTGTCGGGGCTGCTCGGACGGGGTGTCGGCCGGCTTGTCGGCGGCCCGCCTGTCGTCGGGTCCCTCCACTACTGACCCATCACAAGCCCCGGAACCAGGCTCAGGCTCTGCGACAGCGCATCGATCTGGTCGGAGAACGCTTTGCGCGCTTCTTCGGGCACCTGGTCGTACGACTTGTATCCGTCACCTTCGCGGTACTGCTCCACGGACTGCCGGACGGTGGCGAACTGTGCCGTGATCTTGTCCATCAGTTCGGGATTCTTGGCGGCGATGATGGGCTGCATCGCAGCGATCAGCGTCTCGGAACCATCGACGTTGGCTGCGAAATCCCACAAATCGGTATGGCTGTAACGATCTTCCTCGCCCCCGACCTTCGTGGCCGCGACCTCATCGATCAGCGCCTGCGGACCCTTCACGAAAGAGCCTGTCTCGAAAGTGAAGTCGGGCTTGTCGACCTCGGTCTTGAGCTCGTTCACGTTGGCCAGCAGTTCGTCCGCGGCCTTGTCTGCCTCGGTCTTGTTGTCTGTCTTCTGGGCGTTGTCGAAGTCGGCCTGGGTCACATCACCGGGGTTCTCGCCCACATCGGACTGCTGCGGCGGCCACAGGAAACGCTCGAGACGGTGGAAACCGGTGAACGGCTGGGCGCCGTCTTCGGTGTCATCCCAACGCATGTCGATTGCGGGGTCGAGGTCGGGGAACGACTCGGCAACCGGCTCGATCCGCTCGAAGAATGTGCGGGTGAGGCCGAACTGCGCCTTCGCGGCCTCCAGGTCGCCCGACTTCACGGCCTCGACGAAGATGGCGGTCTGCGCGGCGAATCCGTTGACCTGCCCGCGCACGTAATCGAGGTAGCTGGCCTTGGCCTGTTCGACGTCGGCCGGGGCCTTGGCCTTTTCCTTCGTCTCCCCGGTGACCTCGAGTTGCTTGCGGATACCGGTGCCTACCATGCCCGGTTTGCATGCCGTCTCATACGTGCCGGGTTCGACGATCTCGACCGTCAGCTTGCCGGTCAGACCGGGGCCGATGTTCTCGACCTCGCCGAGCACTCGATTGTTGTTGCCGTACACGTAGAACTCGGTGATCTTGTTGCCGTTGTTCGTCACGTTGAACGACACGTCGCCGGTCTGGGCGTCGGTGGCCGCGAGGTCGCAGCTCTCATCGGTTGAGGTCACCGCGATGTCACCTTCGGACGGCTCCGATTTGTCGGTGCATGCCGCGAGGAACACGGGGCCGACGACAGCCGCGCACATGAGTGCAACGACTTTCGTGGCTCGGGTGGGATTCTTCAAGGGGGTGCTGCCTTTCTTGGGTGGCGCGGGAGGCCGGGCGTCGATCAGACGGTGGCCGAGGTGGGGGTCGGTGCCGGGGGAGTGGCGGGATTCTCACGCCTTGTCGGCCACAGGAACGCGGTCATGACGATGACGAGGTAGGCCGCCCAGCCGGTCACCTGGAGCACGGTGGGATCGGGCCGGAAGTTGAAGATGCCGGCCAGAACCGTGCCGTACCAGGACGTCTGGTCGTAGTGGTCGGTGATGTCGAAGGCGATGTTCGACAACCCCGGGATCCAGTTGACGGTCTGCAGTGCACGGATCGCGTAGGCGAACATCCCGGCGGCGACGAAGACAAGGAACGCGCCGGTGTAGGTGAAGAACTTCTGGAAGTTGATCCGGACGGTGCCCTGGTACAGGAGGACGGTCAGCGCCACCGCCCCGACCACGCCGATGATCAGACCGATCAGAGGCCAGTTGCTTCCCGATGTGTTCTCCGCGTATCCGACCATCAAGAGGGCGGTCTCGACGCCTTCGCGACCGACGGCCAGGAATGACAGCAGGACAACGGCGCCGGCCCCCACTTCGAGGGCCCGGGTCATCGACTGCCTGAGTTCACCGGAGATCGACGCCGCGGCCTTCTTCATCCACAGCACCATGAACGTCACGATGACCACTGCGGCCAGTGAAGTGACTCCCGCGATCGCTTCAGCGGTGAGCCCGGTGAGGGTGGACGTGCCGTAGTGGATGGCCGCGAAGATGATCAGCACCATGGCGACCGCAGCGCCCACCCCGAGCCACACCCACTTCAACGCGTCGCGGCGGTCGGACTTCACGAGGAACGCGACGAGGATCATCACGACGATCCCGGCTTCGAGGCCCTCACGCAGACCGATCAGCCCACTGCCGAACAGCTGCGTCCCCACCGATGGTGCCGAGCCGGTGTCAGCCAGGTTCACGGTGTGGGCTCCTCGTGCATCAGATTAGGGTCGCGTTGCCTAATTCGGCGATCGTACAGCCAGATTGCAGGAACTCCGAGCGGCGCCCGAGAGTTGGTTGGCTGGGTGTACACGCCCGTTACCTGCGAATACGGACATATCGGGCATAGTGGTCGGGGCGGCGGCAGGGCATCGGCGATTCGTTCCCGTGTCGCCGGAGATGTGTCGGGCACAGTGGGTGAGTGACCGGTGAGCGGTTCACGAGGACGGAAGTGAGGATGACGGTGGTGCCTTCGCGACGGCGACGACCCCGAATCGGTGTGCGGTCGACCGCCGGACGGACAGTGGCTGCCACGGCCATCGCCTCGGCGATGTTCCTGACCGCAGGCTGCCTCGATCTGCCGTCGAAATCGAAGGTCGCCATCCCCGAGGGCATACCGCCCAATCCGGGTGCGCCCGTTCCCTACATCGACATCAACACCCCCGGGCGCAC is a window from the Williamsia sp. DF01-3 genome containing:
- a CDS encoding SDR family NAD(P)-dependent oxidoreductase translates to MKTRWSVANLPRMDGKRVVVTGATNGIGWETARGLARVGAQVVLAVRDLDRGKERAEQIADETRGAHPEVVELDVADLSSVRRCADGLGPLDILVNNAGVMASERRTTVDGFEMALGTNFLGPFALTNLLLPQIAERVVIVGSTSHKTGEINLDDPHFEHRTWTRPTSYSQSKLADMLWALELDRRLRKAGSTITTAITHPGWATTGILGVTGIAPLDKVIEAAGAVLANTPEQGAAVTLYAMNPDVPSGAYVGPDGRFGLRGDPVLVGRTPKACDFRTAGLLWEFAERETGTEFGL
- the mfd gene encoding transcription-repair coupling factor, coding for MTGPSAAFFTGQLSGLAQIAASDVALTGVVAQLGAPELELVGPPAARPFLISAMAAASPDPVLVVAATGREADELTAQLRDMIGKRVSNFPSWETLPHERLSPSADTVGQRLRVLHRLRHPDDSSYGPPLSVVVTTVRSLVQPMAPGLGDLDVITLREGAEVDFDALIEKLVELAYARVDMVGKRGEFAVRGGILDVFPTTTDYPVRVEFWGDEITEQRAFSVADQRSQPEVDMKLVHIHPCRELLLTTGVRNRAAELAGEIAGTGNDVERSSTGPLVEMLTKLSDGIATEGMEALIPALVPGQMQLLTEVMPAGTHVLVLDPEKVRTRASDLARTGAEFLEASWTAAGGGADAPIDLGGILHLEASAYRSLGEVHTQTVEAERPWWTLSPMGMGTELAVTPGPAPRGDRDELTKTFASLRLHIGAGNRAAVVAAGAGTAERLVERLGEAEVAARLAEPGSVPEPGVVSVLRGALTSGLVLPDAGLVVATEADLTGARVTGAQDGRRLPAKRRNQVDPLALNAGDMVVHDQHGIGKFVEMIERTIGGARREYLVIEYAPSKRGHPGDRLFVPMDSLDQLSRYVGGEAPSLSKLGGSDWQNTKRKARKAVREIAGELVQLYAARHAAPGYAFAPDTPWQREMEDAFGFTETIDQLTVIGEVKGDMERPVPMDRVVVGDVGYGKTEIAVRAAFKAVQSGKQVAVLVPTTILAQQHLQTFTERMSGFPVTVAGLSRFTDTRESRKVTDGLADGSIDIVVGTHRLLASGVRWKDLGLVVVDEEQRFGVEHKEHIKALRTHVDVLTMSATPIPRTLEMSLAGIREMSTILTPPEERHPVLTYVGAYQAKQVAAAIRRELLRDGQVFYVHNRVSTIDKTAASIKEMVPEARVVVAHGQMGEDLLERTVTGFWDREYDVLVCTTIIETGLDISNANTLIVDRAEVLGLSQLHQLRGRVGRSRERGYAYFLYNGDKPLTETAYERLSTIAQNNELGAGMAVALKDLELRGAGNVLGAEQSGHVAGVGFDLYVRLVGEAVEAYRAAADGRPIATEEDREVRIDLPVDAHIPVDYVDSDRLRLEAYRKFAAADSAEEIGGVVDELVDRYGPLPEEVARLVSVAKLRMLARELGVKEVGVAGSQIKISPLKLMDSQQVRLKRIYPSVVYRATTGVVGLPIPRTGGIGSDRVRDVELVQVVADLLLVVDGRTPGSVNMRAAVPAAAGTAGGA
- a CDS encoding MazG family protein translates to MTGRPSGWELLAAVELMDRLRRDGPWERDQTHESLRRYLVEETYELLDAIDSGDRDHLLEELGDILLQVLFHARVAADRPDDPFDIDDVARAFTTKISARTQGVLSGNDIDLQTQLEEWETRKAAEKARGSVLDGIATGQPALALAQKVLERLAAAGFPDDLVPDAVRSVRVVADGPSVEDALRAAVLQFMADIRVAEAAGPGPRTAEFWRTNLPR
- the efeB gene encoding iron uptake transporter deferrochelatase/peroxidase subunit gives rise to the protein MEGPDDRRAADKPADTPSEQPRHHAGVTRRVVLGAAGVGAVAAAAVGGAAVGRSTAAESQADANAHIVPFYGERQAGIITEAQDRLHFASFDVITDSREELVDMLRRWTAAAERMTRGLDTVEGGALDMGDYTPPADTGEAIGLSAASLTLTIGFGPGLFGPSASNPAGVDRFGIADRKPAALVDLPPFVADAIERTRSFGDIAVQACSNDPQVAVHAIRNLARMGFGVVSVRWSQLGFGRTSSTTTSQATPRNMFGFKDGTANIKATDTKALDEHVWVAESDNPAGAQWMTGGSYLVARRIRMDIEPWDRAMLLEQEQIVGRFKGNGAPLGKVDEFDEPDFAIGDGTGPLIARNAHVRLAHPNNLDGVRILRRGYNFTDGSDGFGHLDAGLFFIAYCRDAHKQFVPMQRALSTKDAMMEYLMHTGSALFACPPGINEGEYWGQHLFE
- the efeO gene encoding iron uptake system protein EfeO codes for the protein MCAAVVGPVFLAACTDKSEPSEGDIAVTSTDESCDLAATDAQTGDVSFNVTNNGNKITEFYVYGNNNRVLGEVENIGPGLTGKLTVEIVEPGTYETACKPGMVGTGIRKQLEVTGETKEKAKAPADVEQAKASYLDYVRGQVNGFAAQTAIFVEAVKSGDLEAAKAQFGLTRTFFERIEPVAESFPDLDPAIDMRWDDTEDGAQPFTGFHRLERFLWPPQQSDVGENPGDVTQADFDNAQKTDNKTEADKAADELLANVNELKTEVDKPDFTFETGSFVKGPQALIDEVAATKVGGEEDRYSHTDLWDFAANVDGSETLIAAMQPIIAAKNPELMDKITAQFATVRQSVEQYREGDGYKSYDQVPEEARKAFSDQIDALSQSLSLVPGLVMGQ
- the efeU gene encoding iron uptake transporter permease EfeU, producing the protein MNLADTGSAPSVGTQLFGSGLIGLREGLEAGIVVMILVAFLVKSDRRDALKWVWLGVGAAVAMVLIIFAAIHYGTSTLTGLTAEAIAGVTSLAAVVIVTFMVLWMKKAAASISGELRQSMTRALEVGAGAVVLLSFLAVGREGVETALLMVGYAENTSGSNWPLIGLIIGVVGAVALTVLLYQGTVRINFQKFFTYTGAFLVFVAAGMFAYAIRALQTVNWIPGLSNIAFDITDHYDQTSWYGTVLAGIFNFRPDPTVLQVTGWAAYLVIVMTAFLWPTRRENPATPPAPTPTSATV